In Candidatus Omnitrophota bacterium, one genomic interval encodes:
- the lpxD gene encoding UDP-3-O-(3-hydroxymyristoyl)glucosamine N-acyltransferase → MKIKELAILVKGVSEGDDDINITGLSGIESARLGDLTFAVDEAHLKSAEDSDVSCVLTDDRLRKSTKPLIRVKNPKLSFLIIYNKFHTKEIKNAFVHSTAVVSASAHIGNNVWIGPGVVVEDAVDIGDHTIIESNSVVKKNSAIGAFSHIYPNVTLYENTKLGKNVILHAGVVIGSDGFGYVKDDGNIYKFPQLGSVIVGDGVEIGANTTIDRGSLSDTIIGSGTKIDNLCQIAHNVKIGKNVLIAAQCGISGSTVIGNDVTMAGKVGVVDNVSIGDNVTIGGGSAVIGDIKKNSVVWGMPARPINQTKKQMAVLSWLTKNFKAVSKSIK, encoded by the coding sequence GTGAAGATCAAAGAGTTGGCTATATTGGTAAAGGGAGTATCCGAAGGCGACGACGATATAAATATCACGGGATTGAGCGGCATAGAGTCCGCCCGTCTGGGAGATCTCACCTTTGCCGTGGATGAGGCGCATTTAAAAAGCGCCGAGGACAGCGACGTCTCCTGCGTCCTGACCGACGACCGCCTTAGAAAATCTACCAAGCCTCTGATAAGGGTAAAAAACCCGAAGCTCTCTTTTCTCATTATCTATAATAAATTTCACACGAAGGAGATCAAGAACGCTTTTGTGCATTCCACGGCGGTCGTCTCGGCTTCCGCGCATATCGGGAACAATGTCTGGATAGGGCCCGGGGTGGTGGTGGAGGATGCCGTTGACATAGGCGATCATACTATTATCGAATCGAACTCCGTAGTGAAGAAGAATTCCGCGATCGGGGCATTTTCCCACATCTATCCGAATGTTACACTTTATGAGAATACGAAGCTGGGGAAGAACGTCATCCTGCATGCCGGGGTTGTAATAGGGTCGGATGGGTTCGGTTATGTAAAAGATGACGGCAATATCTATAAATTTCCTCAGCTTGGGTCTGTTATCGTCGGAGATGGTGTCGAGATCGGCGCCAATACCACCATAGATCGCGGCTCTTTGAGCGATACCATAATAGGCTCGGGAACAAAGATAGATAATCTCTGCCAGATCGCGCATAATGTCAAGATCGGTAAGAATGTCCTTATAGCGGCCCAGTGCGGCATATCCGGCAGCACGGTCATCGGCAACGACGTCACTATGGCCGGCAAAGTAGGGGTGGTCGATAATGTATCGATAGGAGATAATGTGACTATAGGCGGCGGCAGCGCCGTCATAGGAGACATAAAAAAGAACTCTGTCGTATGGGGAATGCCGGCAAGGCCGATCAACCAGACAAAAAAACAGATGGCCGTCCTATCGTGGCTCACCAAAAACTTCAAAGCCGTATCAAAGTCTATAAAATAG